The following coding sequences lie in one Myxococcus xanthus genomic window:
- a CDS encoding flavin monoamine oxidase family protein: MKHHSDICIVGAGIGGLTCATQLATSPLSNSLCIRVFDLNASVGGRILSRKLDGGEITELGAARYSPQLHPRFQALMHCFQHQHEAYPFTQAIFQDNVQGKLKTTLLSLLSMLEAHPHDSFLDFVSQYQGEDEARKIIKAMGYDALLLPIVSASMAYSIIKMHPETQGLIDDASNQWRYAPDGYGQLLARLQCQAQAGRVEFRMEHRLLSISRCGDRYVLTFSHKGNTQIHRTRHLILAIPPSAMTRLNLGFPTNWSPCQYGSLPLFKGFLTFNSAWWRDCQLADKVLVVNNPLRKIYFKSEKYVQFYTDGENATYWRDCLEQGEDVYLNRVRACMEQVLPLGGKPLPSIKDHFHKHWPHGVEFSLKSTADQPNALLLRDGVIACSDAYTSHGGWMEGGLLSAHQAIQLMLEQLTSASKNRA, encoded by the coding sequence ATGAAACACCACTCGGATATCTGCATTGTAGGCGCCGGAATCGGAGGACTAACCTGCGCAACCCAGTTGGCAACCTCCCCACTGAGCAACAGCCTATGCATCAGAGTGTTTGATTTGAATGCCAGCGTGGGAGGCCGCATCCTGTCAAGAAAACTTGACGGTGGGGAAATCACCGAACTGGGCGCCGCTCGCTACTCGCCGCAACTGCATCCACGCTTCCAGGCGCTCATGCACTGTTTCCAACATCAACATGAGGCCTACCCATTCACTCAGGCCATATTTCAAGACAACGTGCAAGGAAAGCTGAAAACGACCTTGCTCAGCTTGCTCTCCATGCTGGAAGCTCATCCCCACGACTCATTCCTGGATTTCGTCAGCCAATATCAAGGAGAGGATGAGGCCAGGAAAATCATCAAGGCCATGGGGTATGACGCCCTACTTCTGCCAATTGTCTCCGCGTCCATGGCTTACAGCATCATCAAGATGCACCCGGAAACGCAAGGCCTGATTGACGACGCAAGCAACCAATGGCGCTATGCACCGGATGGCTACGGCCAGTTGCTGGCGCGGCTTCAGTGCCAGGCACAGGCTGGCCGGGTCGAGTTTCGGATGGAGCACCGATTGCTCTCCATTTCGCGATGTGGAGATAGATACGTCCTCACCTTCAGTCATAAAGGCAACACGCAAATACATCGAACGCGCCACCTCATATTGGCCATTCCACCCTCCGCCATGACACGGCTCAATCTCGGCTTTCCCACCAACTGGAGTCCTTGCCAATATGGCTCTCTACCCTTGTTCAAGGGATTTTTGACATTCAATAGCGCCTGGTGGCGAGACTGTCAGCTGGCAGACAAGGTCCTGGTGGTCAATAACCCCCTGAGAAAAATCTACTTCAAAAGCGAAAAATACGTACAATTCTACACCGACGGCGAAAACGCGACTTATTGGCGGGACTGTCTGGAGCAAGGCGAGGACGTTTATTTGAATAGGGTACGCGCCTGCATGGAACAGGTTCTACCCCTCGGTGGCAAGCCCCTACCTTCCATCAAGGACCATTTTCACAAGCATTGGCCACATGGAGTGGAGTTCAGTCTGAAATCCACGGCCGATCAGCCCAACGCCTTGCTTCTTCGCGATGGTGTCATCGCCTGCTCAGATGCCTACACGTCGCATGGCGGCTGGATGGAAGGTGGACTGCTCAGCGCGCATCAAGCAATTCAGCTAATGCTGGAACAGCTCACCAGCGCTTCAAAGAATCGGGCTTAA
- a CDS encoding RNA polymerase sigma factor, whose product MNVRTVSELDALMARLAEGDRVAFTRVFELLWGPIQKLCLSLLRNEADAADAGQEAMHKILERASDFDKTRPAMPWALAIAGWECRTLARRRERRRESHTDAIPSCAGPHAEEEFLQRDLTTAAMAALGELSELDREVLIATFWDEAASVSGATLRKRRERALDRLRKTFRRLYGLD is encoded by the coding sequence ATGAACGTGCGCACGGTCTCGGAACTCGATGCGCTGATGGCTCGGCTCGCCGAGGGCGACCGGGTCGCGTTCACGCGTGTCTTCGAGTTGCTCTGGGGCCCCATCCAGAAGCTATGCCTGAGCCTGCTCAGGAACGAAGCAGACGCCGCTGACGCCGGCCAGGAAGCGATGCACAAGATTCTCGAACGCGCCTCCGACTTCGACAAGACCCGTCCGGCGATGCCCTGGGCTCTCGCCATCGCGGGCTGGGAGTGCCGGACCCTGGCGCGCCGCCGAGAACGCCGGCGCGAATCCCACACGGACGCCATCCCCTCGTGCGCCGGACCTCACGCGGAGGAGGAGTTCCTCCAGCGGGACCTGACCACCGCCGCGATGGCCGCCCTGGGAGAGCTCTCCGAGTTGGACCGCGAGGTGCTCATCGCCACGTTCTGGGACGAGGCCGCGTCGGTCTCTGGCGCCACGCTGCGAAAGCGCCGTGAGCGCGCACTGGACCGGCTCCGAAAGACCTTCAGGAGGCTCTATGGGCTCGACTGA
- a CDS encoding TolC family protein, protein MYGFALLSRGAAAISGFGAVLAVALSPAEASAQTLTLRESLDTALHNYGDIRAKQSRRDAAEHDVSYTRKAYLPDVVLSAQQTFGTVNALHGTLYSPGGPSNASTSLPLPEQNWNAAFGALYSVLVHWNVSTFGRLDRQIELSERTHELKQRELELARFQHGVRVTHAYLNLSTAQRITHIQKQSVARFEVVLESVQSHAENGLVPGVDVSFARAELASARSLQLKAYDAELQASKELAVLMGVPFREFQLEPTFHQSTPEPGEPAHVAPGHPVLAVHEGQVLRGEQEKKVAAAEGLPTLFAFGMLQGRGSGFRSNYAQDPGAFSSGYLDGVGIDRGNTIVGLGLSWNLASVLRSFSSEAARDARTRALHQEQELATQELVAQARFAEHKFSLAREVTHHAVLQRDAAAEGFQQSKARYDSGLGTIVELTQATFSATRGEVDLELAQNGIWQALLLKSAAAGDLNEFLQQVRGVKKQ, encoded by the coding sequence GTGTACGGGTTTGCATTGCTCTCGCGTGGCGCCGCCGCCATTTCAGGCTTCGGCGCCGTGCTCGCCGTTGCCTTATCTCCGGCCGAAGCCTCGGCTCAAACGCTGACCCTGCGCGAATCATTGGACACCGCGCTTCACAACTACGGCGACATCCGCGCGAAGCAGTCTCGTCGCGACGCGGCCGAGCATGATGTGTCATACACCCGGAAGGCCTATCTCCCCGACGTCGTGCTGTCGGCGCAGCAGACATTCGGCACCGTGAATGCCCTGCATGGGACGCTCTATTCTCCTGGCGGCCCCTCCAATGCATCGACCAGTCTCCCGTTGCCGGAGCAGAACTGGAACGCGGCGTTCGGCGCCTTGTACTCGGTGCTCGTCCACTGGAACGTCTCCACCTTCGGCCGTCTCGACCGGCAGATTGAGCTGTCGGAGAGGACGCACGAACTGAAACAGCGCGAGCTCGAGCTCGCGCGGTTCCAGCATGGGGTTCGCGTCACCCACGCGTACCTCAACCTATCGACCGCTCAGCGCATCACCCACATCCAGAAGCAGAGCGTGGCGCGCTTCGAGGTCGTGCTCGAGTCCGTCCAGAGCCACGCCGAGAACGGATTGGTCCCCGGGGTGGATGTCTCCTTCGCGCGCGCCGAACTCGCCAGCGCCAGGTCCCTCCAGCTCAAGGCCTATGACGCCGAGCTCCAGGCGTCGAAGGAGCTTGCGGTCCTGATGGGCGTTCCGTTTCGCGAGTTCCAGCTCGAGCCGACGTTCCACCAGTCGACGCCCGAGCCCGGCGAGCCAGCGCACGTCGCGCCCGGGCACCCCGTCCTCGCGGTGCACGAAGGGCAGGTCCTCCGCGGCGAGCAGGAGAAGAAGGTGGCCGCGGCCGAGGGCCTGCCCACGCTCTTCGCCTTCGGCATGTTGCAGGGGCGCGGCTCGGGCTTTCGCTCCAACTACGCGCAGGACCCGGGCGCGTTCTCGAGTGGGTACCTCGACGGGGTAGGCATCGATCGGGGCAACACCATTGTCGGGTTGGGATTGAGCTGGAACCTGGCCTCCGTGCTGCGCAGCTTCTCCAGCGAGGCAGCGCGGGACGCGCGTACCCGCGCGCTCCACCAGGAGCAGGAGCTGGCCACCCAGGAGCTGGTTGCCCAGGCCCGCTTCGCCGAGCACAAGTTCTCCCTGGCGCGAGAGGTGACCCACCACGCCGTGTTGCAACGGGACGCCGCCGCGGAGGGGTTCCAGCAGAGCAAGGCCCGCTACGACAGTGGGCTCGGGACGATTGTCGAACTCACCCAGGCGACCTTCTCCGCGACCCGGGGCGAGGTCGACCTCGAGCTCGCCCAGAACGGCATCTGGCAAGCCCTTCTCCTCAAGTCGGCCGCGGCCGGTGACCTCAACGAATTCCTGCAGCAGGTCCGTGGAGTGAAGAAGCAATGA